A region of uncultured Desulfobacter sp. DNA encodes the following proteins:
- a CDS encoding SDR family oxidoreductase, with protein MRFTLIQKHLKENPRSWLITGCAGFIGSNLLEALLKLGQTVTGLDNFSTGFQHNLDQVKEAVSSEEWQNFSFIEGDITNTETCVSACKGQDYILHQAALGSVPRSVAAPLTTNENNITGFLNMLTAARDAGVKRFVYAASSSTYGDHPTLPKKEENIGNPLSPYAVTKLVNELYARVFASTYGFKSIGLRYFNIFGRRQDPNGAYAAVIPLWFNALIHKNTVYINGDGETSRDFCFIDNCVQANLLAATAEDDAADQVYNVAFGQRTTLNQLFSLIRDRVADALPDRNGATAEYRDFRLGDVRHSLADISKAKDLLGYSPQYSVTSGLDMAASWYINHLTKPEEK; from the coding sequence ATGCGTTTCACATTAATTCAGAAGCATTTGAAAGAAAATCCACGGTCCTGGCTGATTACCGGATGCGCCGGATTTATTGGCTCCAATCTTTTGGAAGCACTTCTTAAACTTGGGCAGACAGTAACCGGCCTGGATAATTTTTCCACAGGATTTCAACACAACCTGGATCAGGTTAAAGAAGCCGTGTCATCTGAGGAATGGCAAAATTTTTCTTTTATTGAAGGCGATATCACCAACACTGAAACCTGTGTTTCGGCCTGTAAAGGACAGGATTATATCCTCCACCAGGCCGCCTTGGGTTCGGTTCCCCGTTCTGTTGCGGCCCCCCTGACCACCAATGAAAATAATATTACAGGCTTTTTGAACATGCTGACCGCAGCCAGAGACGCGGGCGTAAAACGCTTCGTATATGCCGCATCAAGCTCCACCTATGGAGATCACCCAACACTTCCCAAAAAAGAAGAAAATATCGGCAATCCTCTTTCCCCCTATGCCGTGACAAAGTTAGTTAATGAGCTGTACGCCCGGGTGTTTGCGTCCACCTACGGATTTAAAAGCATCGGCCTGCGGTATTTCAATATTTTCGGCCGCCGCCAGGATCCTAACGGGGCTTATGCCGCAGTTATTCCTCTATGGTTTAATGCACTGATCCATAAAAACACGGTTTATATAAATGGTGACGGCGAAACCAGCCGGGATTTTTGCTTCATCGACAATTGTGTCCAAGCCAACCTTCTGGCTGCAACAGCCGAAGATGACGCTGCCGATCAGGTCTACAATGTTGCATTTGGGCAACGTACCACATTGAATCAGCTTTTTTCCTTAATCCGTGACCGGGTGGCAGACGCGCTGCCTGATCGAAATGGTGCAACTGCTGAATACAGGGATTTCAGACTGGGAGATGTTCGCCATTCCCTGGCAGATATTTCCAAGGCCAAAGATCTTCTGGGATACAGCCCGCAATACTCGGTTACTTCCGGACTTGATATGGCAGCCTCCTGGTATATAAACCATCTGACTAAACCGGAGGAAAAATAA
- a CDS encoding TIGR03013 family XrtA/PEP-CTERM system glycosyltransferase, with amino-acid sequence MLSILRQYFPVRNMFFFLLEGFVIFSTFLLSTALLTYSHSYWFDLMLVLRILLITAILQTCLYYNDLYDFEIVSQIPEISIRLLQSLGVASIFLAGVYFFFPLVILDQKIYILSIFFLIFFIIFWRVGYLHILNKGMFNQRIIILGSSKLAMDIYHSIIKTIDCGYTVCAIVPDCTDEEFEKKLPENILIHQDYKTLCELCEVYGIDKIIVALKEKRGRFPSQDLIQCRTEGIDVITGSSFFEMLTGKVLVREIEPSWLIFSKGFQKSWLKASLKRMQDVILSSILLTLLAPLLLVVAVLIKMDSKGPVLFAQDRVGGGKKEYMMHKFRSMVQDAEKHTGPVWAGDNDHRITRVGRIIRKYRIDELPQLWEVLTGTMSLVGPRPERKYFTDQLEKQIPFYGQRFNVKPGLTGWAQVCYDYGATVEDAVEKLNYDLFYIKNMSFALDLVILLKTVKTVLFGKGAR; translated from the coding sequence ATGCTCAGCATTTTGCGCCAATATTTCCCTGTTAGAAACATGTTCTTTTTTCTTCTGGAAGGATTTGTGATCTTCAGCACTTTCCTTTTATCAACAGCTCTTTTAACCTACTCTCATTCATACTGGTTTGATCTGATGCTGGTTTTAAGGATACTTTTAATTACAGCTATTCTGCAGACCTGTTTGTACTACAATGACCTTTATGATTTTGAGATTGTTTCACAGATTCCGGAAATTTCCATCCGCCTGCTTCAGTCGTTAGGGGTTGCCTCCATCTTTCTGGCTGGGGTCTATTTCTTTTTCCCACTGGTGATTCTGGATCAGAAGATATATATTTTAAGTATCTTTTTTCTGATTTTCTTTATCATTTTCTGGAGAGTCGGTTATCTTCATATTCTTAACAAAGGGATGTTTAATCAACGTATTATCATCCTCGGCTCCAGCAAACTGGCCATGGATATTTATCACAGTATTATTAAAACAATTGATTGCGGATACACTGTTTGTGCTATTGTCCCAGATTGTACTGATGAAGAATTTGAAAAAAAACTGCCTGAAAACATACTTATTCACCAGGATTACAAAACCCTTTGTGAACTATGCGAAGTGTATGGTATAGATAAAATCATTGTGGCGCTTAAGGAGAAAAGAGGACGATTCCCCAGCCAGGATCTTATTCAGTGCAGAACAGAAGGTATTGATGTAATTACCGGCAGTTCCTTTTTTGAAATGCTGACAGGAAAGGTTCTGGTCAGAGAAATAGAGCCTTCCTGGCTTATTTTCTCCAAAGGATTTCAGAAATCCTGGCTGAAAGCCAGCTTGAAACGCATGCAGGATGTTATTCTGTCTTCAATCCTTCTCACACTGCTTGCGCCGTTACTGCTGGTGGTGGCTGTGCTGATCAAGATGGATTCAAAAGGTCCAGTTCTTTTTGCTCAGGATCGGGTTGGCGGGGGTAAAAAAGAATACATGATGCATAAATTCCGTTCCATGGTTCAGGATGCTGAAAAGCACACGGGCCCTGTATGGGCCGGGGACAATGATCATCGTATTACACGCGTTGGGCGTATCATAAGGAAATATAGAATTGATGAACTGCCCCAGTTATGGGAAGTTCTTACTGGCACCATGAGTCTTGTGGGCCCCCGTCCCGAACGTAAATATTTCACGGATCAGCTGGAGAAACAGATTCCTTTTTACGGTCAGAGGTTCAATGTTAAACCCGGGCTTACAGGATGGGCACAGGTCTGTTATGACTATGGTGCAACTGTTGAAGATGCTGTAGAAAAACTAAATTACGATCTTTTTTATATTAAAAATATGTCCTTTGCCTTGGATTTAGTTATTCTTTTGAAAACCGTTAAAACTGTCCTTTTCGGCAAAGGTGCAAGATAA
- a CDS encoding GNVR domain-containing protein has product MADLFQSQTQIKPDYIFDALIRGRWFLIIPLCITLTVGLGLTLTAKKTYEASTLILVQPQRVPTAYIRSVVSSSIGERLSTISQQVLSRSNLEQIIEQFGLYQDGEGMYQEDKIEGVRKRISVKIERARDGAEAFSISFTGSEPQRVMRIANTLASYFMDENVKVREAQAIGTSEFLDAELEKTKKRLEEKEQKLAEFRSKYLGGLPDELETNLRTMDRIQKEMTDKSMLLRELNNSISQLDSQIRSITSANDGSGTNPDDFQNFDFDEPLQGDDAALNAAEAKYKELLLRYTEKHPDVKKLKKIIEKLKKNISDEKEQDQSSEGAREDVLPNAGWDPAAPLREKRAQLALEAKNLQAEISTIQERMKIYQQRVEETPKRELEIQSLKRDYSNIQGVYNSLLDRKLEAELSVNMEKKQKGEQFRILDYARLPEKPISPNVKMMFLLSVAGGFGFGGVLLLIKEWLNFSVIHRNDQIETVLGLTILASIPLLEKTGDRRKKGFEWIIFICFCCYSALFIIFFSILNHNGIDRAVNFLKTTFNL; this is encoded by the coding sequence ATGGCAGATCTGTTCCAATCTCAGACTCAAATTAAACCCGACTATATTTTTGATGCCCTTATCCGAGGACGTTGGTTTCTGATCATTCCTTTGTGCATTACTTTGACAGTGGGGCTTGGGCTGACTCTGACAGCGAAAAAAACTTACGAGGCCAGCACATTAATCCTTGTTCAGCCCCAAAGAGTTCCCACCGCCTACATACGATCTGTTGTGTCCTCCAGTATCGGCGAACGACTCAGCACCATCTCCCAGCAGGTCCTGAGCCGCAGCAATCTTGAGCAGATCATCGAACAGTTCGGTCTGTACCAAGATGGCGAAGGTATGTATCAGGAGGATAAAATAGAGGGGGTAAGAAAACGGATAAGCGTTAAAATTGAACGTGCCAGAGACGGGGCTGAGGCATTCTCCATCTCTTTCACCGGCAGTGAACCACAGCGTGTAATGAGGATTGCCAATACCCTGGCGTCCTATTTTATGGATGAAAACGTCAAGGTCCGGGAGGCCCAGGCTATAGGTACCAGTGAATTCCTTGATGCAGAGTTGGAGAAAACCAAAAAACGGCTTGAGGAAAAAGAGCAGAAGCTTGCGGAATTCAGGTCAAAGTATCTTGGCGGCCTACCTGATGAGTTAGAAACTAATTTGCGCACGATGGATCGTATTCAAAAAGAGATGACCGATAAATCAATGCTGTTGAGGGAGCTCAATAATTCCATCAGTCAACTTGATTCCCAGATTAGATCAATAACTTCTGCAAATGATGGTTCCGGAACAAATCCAGATGATTTCCAAAACTTTGATTTTGATGAGCCTCTGCAAGGGGATGATGCTGCTCTCAATGCTGCCGAGGCAAAATATAAAGAACTTTTACTTCGATATACTGAAAAGCATCCGGATGTCAAAAAATTAAAAAAAATCATAGAGAAATTGAAGAAAAATATATCGGATGAAAAGGAGCAGGATCAGTCCTCAGAAGGGGCACGGGAAGATGTCTTGCCGAATGCGGGCTGGGATCCTGCAGCTCCCTTAAGGGAAAAGCGAGCGCAACTTGCCCTTGAGGCAAAAAATCTTCAAGCTGAGATATCAACAATTCAGGAGAGAATGAAGATTTATCAACAACGCGTTGAAGAGACGCCCAAACGTGAACTGGAGATTCAGTCACTTAAACGGGATTATAGCAACATTCAGGGCGTTTACAATTCTCTTTTGGACAGAAAACTGGAAGCAGAGTTGTCCGTCAACATGGAAAAGAAACAAAAAGGGGAGCAGTTCCGAATTTTGGATTATGCCCGACTGCCGGAAAAACCGATTTCTCCCAATGTTAAAATGATGTTTTTGTTATCCGTAGCCGGAGGGTTTGGATTTGGCGGGGTACTCCTCCTGATTAAAGAGTGGCTTAATTTCTCTGTCATCCATCGGAATGATCAGATTGAAACCGTCTTAGGGCTTACCATCTTAGCATCAATTCCTCTGCTGGAAAAAACGGGAGACCGAAGAAAGAAAGGATTTGAGTGGATTATTTTCATCTGTTTCTGCTGCTATAGTGCTTTGTTTATAATATTTTTTTCAATATTGAATCATAATGGCATAGACAGAGCCGTAAATTTTCTAAAAACAACATTCAATTTATAA
- a CDS encoding TIGR03790 family protein: MRFLICTFAILFSLLIVPAMPALALSPEEVLVVANRNAASSKGLATWYMKKRQIPKENLLLVFVDDKETCSRDVYLEKIVTPVRRALEKNRKINAIVTMYGLPLKISPPEMTKTEQTIMDQLTAQKENLNSLKEKNGLLTEEQKKSLSQIVQQIEQFKISTDKWASFDSELMLVKKEGYKLNFWLPNPFFLPWRSQKTTISQSDVIMVSRLDGADTGVVKRIVNDSIEAETKGLSGTAYFDARWKDPGQKKVSGYGLYDKSIHVAADHLKQERMKVVLDDTQELFQPGDCPNAALYCGWYRLARYIDAFTWAKGSVGYHIASSECQTLKNPNSQVWCKKMLDKGVAATIGPVGEPYVQSFPLPEIFFDYLTRGKLTLAESYLVSLPYLSWKQVLVGDPLYRIKLKNPS, from the coding sequence ATGCGTTTTCTTATTTGCACTTTTGCAATCTTATTTTCTTTATTAATCGTTCCTGCCATGCCGGCTTTGGCTTTGTCTCCGGAGGAAGTGCTTGTCGTTGCCAACCGCAATGCGGCCAGCAGCAAAGGGCTTGCTACATGGTACATGAAAAAACGACAAATTCCAAAAGAGAACCTGCTACTCGTATTTGTCGATGACAAGGAAACCTGTTCACGGGATGTATATTTGGAAAAAATCGTCACTCCGGTCCGCCGCGCTTTGGAAAAAAACCGGAAAATCAATGCCATTGTCACCATGTATGGGCTTCCCCTAAAAATTTCTCCACCAGAAATGACAAAAACCGAACAAACCATCATGGACCAATTGACAGCGCAAAAGGAAAATCTTAATTCCCTGAAAGAAAAAAACGGACTGTTGACTGAAGAACAAAAAAAGTCTTTGAGCCAGATAGTTCAGCAAATCGAACAGTTCAAAATTTCCACAGACAAATGGGCTTCCTTCGATTCTGAGTTAATGCTTGTCAAAAAAGAAGGATACAAGCTCAACTTTTGGCTGCCCAATCCTTTTTTCCTGCCATGGCGCTCCCAGAAAACAACCATCAGCCAATCAGACGTAATCATGGTCAGTCGTCTGGACGGGGCTGATACTGGCGTTGTTAAACGAATTGTAAATGACAGCATTGAAGCGGAGACAAAAGGATTGTCCGGCACGGCCTATTTTGATGCCAGATGGAAAGATCCTGGTCAAAAAAAGGTGTCCGGATATGGACTTTATGATAAATCCATTCATGTTGCGGCAGATCATCTGAAACAAGAGAGAATGAAGGTGGTCCTGGATGATACACAGGAATTATTTCAACCCGGAGACTGCCCCAACGCCGCCCTATACTGCGGCTGGTACAGACTGGCCAGGTATATAGATGCCTTTACCTGGGCAAAAGGGTCGGTGGGATACCATATTGCAAGCTCGGAATGCCAGACTCTGAAAAATCCCAACAGTCAGGTATGGTGCAAAAAAATGCTGGATAAAGGCGTTGCCGCCACCATCGGCCCTGTGGGAGAACCCTATGTCCAATCTTTTCCTCTGCCGGAAATTTTTTTTGATTATCTGACCAGGGGAAAACTGACCTTGGCCGAATCCTATCTGGTTAGCCTGCCGTATCTGTCCTGGAAACAAGTGCTTGTGGGAGACCCGTTGTACCGGATCAAACTAAAGAACCCATCATAA
- a CDS encoding CPBP family glutamic-type intramembrane protease, with amino-acid sequence MNTSNTSCSRKKWKNMDLLIPYTAPYFAYVAFSSVLHKKIPEEIIYIIKLVTVPGLLIWAWKWYVPLTGPKNKWISCLWGILFGIIGLVVWCGLYIPFTNPGDGVPRSDIGFTLRLLTAGFVVPVFEELFMRGFVFRVALQWDLLRRQKTPKAFSVALDEASIFDVAPGQWTAYAVGISTIIFAAGHLVAEWPAAIAYGILMALLWILRKDLISCIVAHGTTNIGLALYVYYFGHWELW; translated from the coding sequence GTGAATACGTCCAACACTTCCTGCTCCCGGAAAAAATGGAAAAATATGGATCTGCTGATTCCTTACACAGCTCCGTATTTTGCTTATGTGGCTTTTTCTTCAGTTTTACATAAGAAGATTCCCGAAGAAATTATTTACATAATCAAGCTGGTGACTGTACCCGGACTTTTGATCTGGGCCTGGAAATGGTACGTTCCATTAACCGGCCCAAAAAATAAATGGATATCCTGTTTGTGGGGAATCCTTTTCGGAATCATTGGACTGGTCGTGTGGTGCGGGTTATATATCCCCTTTACGAACCCCGGGGATGGGGTTCCACGGTCTGATATCGGATTCACTCTCAGGCTTTTGACAGCCGGATTTGTGGTACCGGTTTTTGAAGAACTATTCATGCGCGGATTTGTCTTCCGGGTGGCCCTGCAATGGGATCTTTTGCGCAGGCAAAAAACGCCCAAAGCCTTTTCAGTTGCACTGGATGAGGCCAGTATTTTTGATGTGGCACCTGGGCAATGGACCGCTTATGCCGTTGGGATTTCAACAATTATTTTTGCCGCAGGTCATCTGGTTGCCGAGTGGCCCGCAGCCATTGCCTACGGCATACTCATGGCTCTTCTTTGGATATTGAGAAAAGATCTGATTTCCTGCATTGTTGCCCACGGAACAACCAATATCGGACTGGCCCTTTATGTCTATTACTTCGGACACTGGGAGTTATGGTAA
- a CDS encoding tetratricopeptide repeat protein: MNHAGKVITVSPDHAGARFYKARCLLAKGKADLPGQDIFRVAAGFKTAELWERRLAKDELLEALKIDPAFTNARLLFIDILLQDKEILPARNHLAIILKQDPHNLQALIFLGKLKLLEEDFDEAEKIYQAVLERLPNFSSGYVSLGLAFTGMKKMIRQLQLLTRHFPSIQNRWKPCSLGLNDMQLLTRHFPSIQNRWKPCIIKSAFICNGNRWIVLLNPVKAIEENFHLTLLPWASLT, translated from the coding sequence ATGAATCATGCCGGAAAAGTGATCACAGTCTCTCCGGATCATGCCGGGGCAAGATTTTACAAAGCCCGGTGTCTGCTGGCCAAGGGAAAAGCAGATCTGCCGGGCCAGGATATTTTCAGGGTGGCCGCAGGGTTTAAAACGGCCGAATTATGGGAGCGCAGACTGGCCAAAGACGAACTTCTTGAAGCTTTGAAAATAGATCCGGCTTTTACCAATGCAAGGCTTTTGTTTATTGATATTCTTCTTCAGGACAAGGAAATCCTGCCTGCCAGGAATCATCTGGCTATTATCCTCAAACAGGATCCTCACAATTTACAGGCATTGATCTTTTTAGGAAAACTCAAGCTGCTTGAAGAGGATTTTGATGAGGCTGAAAAAATTTATCAGGCTGTTCTTGAGCGCCTCCCCAATTTTTCATCCGGTTATGTATCTTTGGGCCTTGCCTTCACTGGGATGAAAAAAATGATCAGGCAATTGCAGCTTTTGACAAGGCACTTTCCATCAATTCAGAACAGATGGAAGCCCTGCAGCCTTGGATTGAATGATATGCAGCTTTTGACAAGGCACTTTCCATCAATTCAGAACAGATGGAAGCCCTGCATTATAAAGTCAGCCTTTATATGCAACGGAAACAGGTGGATCGTGCTATTGAATCCTGTGAAAGCCATAGAAGAAAATTTTCACCTGACTCTGCTGCCCTGGGCATCATTGACCTGA
- a CDS encoding tetratricopeptide repeat protein — protein MPTYLHLSRIFKAQGNIEEAKNFLNQALSIKRDYAPAANNLAYIMAEIGSSLYEALRLSKVASDKDPNNSEYLDTLGWIYYLQGNNDLAIVTIEESVKLNPKSAIGQYHLGWACYESKQYEKARTHMETALELDPNFKGADKARNILGR, from the coding sequence TTGCCGACCTATCTTCACTTGAGCCGTATTTTTAAAGCCCAGGGAAATATCGAAGAGGCAAAAAATTTTCTTAACCAGGCCCTGTCTATCAAAAGGGATTATGCACCGGCAGCCAATAACCTTGCCTATATCATGGCCGAAATCGGATCTTCGCTGTACGAGGCTCTGAGGCTTTCCAAGGTTGCCAGCGACAAAGACCCCAATAATTCCGAGTATCTGGATACCCTCGGATGGATTTATTATCTTCAGGGTAATAACGACCTTGCTATAGTGACGATAGAGGAAAGTGTTAAACTCAACCCGAAAAGTGCGATAGGCCAGTATCATCTTGGATGGGCCTGCTATGAGAGCAAACAATATGAGAAAGCCCGGACCCACATGGAGACAGCACTTGAGCTGGACCCGAACTTTAAAGGGGCAGACAAAGCCAGGAATATCCTGGGGAGATGA
- a CDS encoding CpsD/CapB family tyrosine-protein kinase, whose amino-acid sequence MGKIFSALEKAGNKVTPEIESKSSDDSAVACENSCEDPVDSKVSEQTKALVPPHSGSPNNALVTFEEPNSIAAEQFRLLKNNLLFPEKGTPPKTIMVTSASPSEGKSFVSANLAVSIAQSIDEYVLLMDCDLRRPTIHTFFNFDDREKGLSDYLVNKVPLSSVLKKTPVNKLTVLTAGQIPPNPSELLSSDQMRHLLHEVKQRYTDRYIIIDTPPPYLTSETNAIARFVDGIILVVRQGKTRIKEVSDILDIYGTDKILGVVKNFSKKTVGYGYGYHKYGYGYGYHQRR is encoded by the coding sequence TTGGGAAAAATATTCAGCGCTCTTGAAAAAGCAGGAAATAAAGTAACACCGGAAATAGAATCGAAATCGTCTGATGATTCAGCTGTGGCCTGTGAGAATTCATGTGAGGATCCAGTAGACAGCAAGGTTTCTGAACAAACAAAGGCATTGGTTCCTCCACACTCCGGATCTCCAAATAACGCTCTTGTCACATTTGAAGAACCCAACTCGATAGCTGCGGAGCAATTCCGGCTGCTCAAAAACAATCTTTTGTTTCCTGAAAAAGGTACTCCGCCAAAAACTATAATGGTGACAAGTGCTTCTCCCAGTGAAGGCAAATCCTTTGTGTCGGCCAACCTTGCTGTAAGCATAGCCCAGAGTATCGATGAATATGTTCTTCTCATGGACTGCGATCTTAGAAGACCTACGATCCATACATTTTTTAATTTCGACGATAGGGAAAAGGGTTTAAGCGATTACCTGGTAAATAAGGTTCCGCTGTCGTCTGTTCTTAAAAAAACGCCTGTAAATAAATTGACTGTTTTAACCGCAGGGCAGATACCGCCCAACCCGTCAGAACTTCTGTCTTCAGATCAGATGCGCCACCTGCTCCATGAGGTCAAACAACGCTATACTGACAGATACATCATTATTGATACTCCTCCCCCTTATCTCACATCAGAAACCAATGCCATTGCCCGGTTTGTGGATGGAATTATTCTGGTTGTCCGGCAGGGAAAAACACGAATCAAGGAGGTTTCAGACATTCTGGATATTTACGGTACGGACAAGATATTAGGGGTTGTCAAGAATTTTTCTAAGAAAACCGTTGGATATGGATATGGATATCATAAATACGGATATGGATATGGATATCATCAGAGGCGGTGA